Part of the Sander lucioperca isolate FBNREF2018 chromosome 1, SLUC_FBN_1.2, whole genome shotgun sequence genome is shown below.
TAATTGCGTTCAAATTGAAATcgagatttgaaagaatgcgattagctaatTGTGAAGACCGCCGTTAATggaatgtgaaatatttttagTCGAATGTTTGGTGTAGAatttgatttaacatttttttttttttttattcctcttttcatgATTACATTTACTCTTTGTTCATGAGATACATGCTGAAATAATGTGTTTACAGCCTATCTTCAGTGgatctttcatttatttgttattactttatttatttaacatgatcgtaGAAGAAGCAATGTGTAGCTAACAAGATTCCCAAATCGAATCgtaatcatcatcatctggCTGGAAAATGacaatctgatttttttttccccccaaaatcGTTCGGCCCTAGATATAatgcagaataaaaaaaaaaatgttaacaaaGAGATTCATCACAGTGATATGTCTGTGGACTTGTGACGACCTGCACCTGGCAGTTTTTCTGCCGTGACTTATCAAACCTCTGATTGGTCGGTTGCatcttctttctgtctccagCATTTAAGAAGAAGTTTGCGATCAACATCTCAGTCAAATGGCAGTCGGCCGCGAAACCGAGCCCGGACGAGCAACACAAACTTCCCAAGAGCCTCGTGCCGTCCCCCGTGAAGCCGCCGCGCCACATCCTGCCCGCTCAGCCCTCGGGCCCGCCTACGCGCCTGGCCCGCCCTCAGTCCACCCCGCTGGGTTTCTGCAGAGCAGTGGGAGGACCCACTGCCCCCCCGCCCCCCAACGCCACCTTCCAGGGGCCCCCAGCGCCCGCCTTGTCCCCTGCGACGCTCCTGCGTACGCTGTGCGAGGCGAATGGCGTCGGCCAGCCGCTCTATGAGATTTACTACAGCCACGCTGGGCCGGATGGATTCCTCTACTTTACCTACGAGGTGTGCGTCCCCGGGACGAGCACGCCCTTCAGGGGGCTGGTCCCGATCTTGCCGGGACCCACGGCCTCCAGCATGTGGGAGGAGGCCCAGCGGGCCGCGGCCCAGCAGGTTCTGCACAGGATGTACAGTAATGAGTTGGCTCACTGACACACtcagcagatacacacacacatgtataaatatatacagcACAGTTTGCTATATTATGTTATAtccaaaaaaaaatgatgtttaaTCTTCTTATGTAGTTTGATTTCTGCATGCTTTTATGAGAGTAGTTTGAAGTTTGTCTTGTTTCATCTTCTGTGGTTTGTTTTCTGCatgttttttattgtgttttttattgCGTTGGATTGGTTCCTCATTTTAATTAAATGagttttgaaaagaaaatgggATGGCGGTGTGGCTTTGTGTACAAGTATAGAATGAAAGACTAACCCCTGGTTtcaagttaaatttaaaatcAGATCGTAGACGACTCGTTTGATTTCGATATTACTTTTTAGTGATTATCATGCCTGCTTTTATCGATGAACACGTGTAGTAATACAAGGTtgtgtgtatttaaaaaatCTGCTCAACATGAAAGTGTTTCCCATCCTGATCATTATTAGTTATCCATAGTGCAACAGGCCTACTGTACACACAAGTTTAGTGTCATACCCAATATAATTTGGACTGCGGCCATTAAAGGAAAAGGAGAGGCTGTCCCTCCCTGCGAGCATAAATTCAAAATATGATCGTCCTAAATCATTCATCTACCTATTTACCAAAAAACTCTTAACACATCCATctctgcagactgatctcatgaagtggcgtatgtatgacacgcccaTTTGTATGCCATtgttggcgtgttatcaagacgcatactcgctttttagcgtgtttatcaatgccgtttggcctccattgacttacattaccttgcgattgcgtgtgaattgacgtcGTAGCGAGTAGTACGAAAGGGCgtaaatccgcatagggaggttggttcggggtggaggatgggtaaaacacaggactttacccaggagagcggggatcgtgtcccgcgtgtggttTCCTTTCCacatttgttcttttcctaatcccaacccaCGTGTGACGTTTCccaaacccaaccgtagcctcgcgataacacgccacgtggctttagaaaggtGTTTTGGTAAACTGACTGGAGAGTCTCACTGTCTGCTGTCTGAACCAAGgaggtaagcttcgcttcagaactcgaacctcctatggcgccattttgatactaccaaacgatcaccccccgttagcatcccattgactgccattcattttgacgttactttgacagcgaataactttacatctgaagcgttttaaagactttttttgtccgttgtttatttctgaagaaacacgacaatgtataaaaggctccattaccttgtacctcacgttatggctccgtagcagacgtttttgtaaaaaataggctaacgattgtgtcataaccacgcgacttactgtcgcatagtagagaaattactgtatagtacaggagaattTCGCaagcagtttggacttacattagctgtttaagtttaattactaatgttaactagcattttagttagcaataattagcctgtgcctatgttatctccttacatatacctacgctctccgtcactgcaagattgggaataattgagatttctcttggcacagctaccagaagacttccaactttcagacaggttgctcacgtcacatttacgtcgtctctcagttggaggctgcgcagttaACGCTCgtcgctcaccggaaaagtgcttctaatacccttcactggtctccgtccagagcaacgggatctgttggtccattatatactgtctatggtctgaACAGCTCGTGTGAAAACAGACCTGGGGCGCatctttagcggagcggagcggagagccgcttcGCGCATGCTTCTGGGCAAGGCGCAGCTGGAATAttaagcattgacttgaatggccgtGATTGCTCGCGGGGGCCGCAGCACCTCTGGAACGCAGACGCACCTGCTGGGGAAAAAAGGGACGACAGCCTTTTCACTGTAACTACGCATGCACACGCACCCTTCTATCAGtcaacacagcagctgtttgtaGTATTGAGCAGAATAATGGATGCTTTTTATTTCAGACACTTGACAGTACAGCCATGTTTGATGAAGGTAGAAATGAGTTGAAGCTATACGTTGCACTGCAGTAAATCATGAGATGGGTTCAGGTAGGACAGCGGCCGGCCTTGGTCCTGGACAGataacgtgtttctgaaaactgacacaATCCAAAACACATCACGTTCCGTGTTGGCTGCAACTTTGAGTCTAGGTGGTGTTCTCCAGTCACACCTCCAGTTAGCGGCATTGCTTTTGGCGTGCTGTGTTGTAGCGTGCGACGTGAATTGTCGTCGTGCAGAACGTCTGTGTTTGAAGCGATCGGGTTGGCGGTTGGCTAGGCCTCGGAGGTCCTCTTCCTGATCTCAGCTATAAGATCTGCTCTGGAAATATCAACCTGAGGAGAGGAAACGGGACGGGGGAGGTTAGTCCTGCAACCAGCTTCTAACCACCGTAAACTCAAACACTGTCAGTCTGACACCTGTTTATTTAGGCAGAAAGAATGTGTGCAGATCTGTATCGAGGCTGGCTGGGAGGGTGATCATGATGAATAATCCTCTATCGTGCTATATTCACGTCGATTAGTGCATGTCATCCTATATTGGGATATGGACATATAACAGCACATTTGGGAGAAAGATAATACTCCACCAGTTTACTCTTCTTACCATCATGATCTGTTGTCTCTGCTGTTTACCTTTCACTGTGATGTCTTAGTTTCTTCCTTATATGATGTAAACTCAGCACACTTGTAGAAGACAGCTAAAGTTCTGTGATTTAATCAGGAATTtgttgagtgagtgagtgtgtatatttgtgtgtgtgtccgtgtgtccaTGGCACCTCCTCTCTGGTGGCCACGACGCGGAGTTTGACCACTCCATCTTTCAGCTCCTGTTCTCCCAGGATGGCCACCAGCGGGATCCCCGACTCCTCGCAGTGCTGCAGCTGACTCAGCAGCTTGGGGTTCTTCTTATACATCACCTCCGCCTGGAAACAAACGCGCACAGCATTCAATCCAAAACAacgaaaaaaaacacatccaaaCCAAATTCTGTGTTAagtttatacaaaaaaaaaaaaatagaaatatggCAGACACAAAAGATCCTGTACCTCCCTGAAAGCGTGATATCGACGCCGTGGCTacatacgtaggtacgtggagataccgaccctacggCGTAGCCCGACGTCACCTCtcaaaaaaatttaactacacgtcgcagcaACGCGTGTCGCTCAGGCGTTGCATTTTCATTATGGAAAACTAAAAAAAGGCATGGAGagttgagcaggtaccatgtaatggaaaaacgccatatgactctagagtcactactcactctaccacacacacacacacacacacacacacccctacctTAATGCCAGCGTCCCAGAGCTCTGTGATGAGTCGGAGTTTCTCCTCCAGCAGGTTCTTCTGAGCCGACGCCACCATCACCTGAACCTCCGTGGTCCGGACCTTCTCTGCTGACAcctgaacaacacacacacactgttacagtctgcacgcacacacacacacacagttacagtctgcacgcacacacacacacagttacagtctgcacgcacacacacacacagttacagtctgcacgcacacacacacacacactgttacagtctgcacgcacacacacactgttacagtctgcacacaaccacacacacactgttacagtctgcacgcacacacacacacacacacgcacacaccgtTACAgtctgcacgcacacacacacactgttacagtctgcacacaaccacacacacactgttagtctgcacacacaaccacacactgaacaacacacagttacagtcaacatgcacgcacacacacacacaattacagtCTGCGCACGCCCACACAGGCAcgaacacacacagttacagtccacacacgcacacacagttaCAGTCCACACACAGttagtccacacacacacacacacagttacagtccacacacacacacacacagttacagtccacacacacagttacagtccacacacacagttacagtcCACGTCCACACACAGttacagtccacacacacacagttacagtccacacacacacacacagttacagtccacacacacagttacagtccacacacacacagttacagtccacacacacagttacagtcCACGTCCACACACAGTTagtccacacacacagttacagtcCACGTCCACACACAGttacagtccacacacacagttacagtccacgtccacacacacacacagttacagtccacacacacagttacagtccacacacacagttacagtccacacacacagttacagtccacgtccacacacacagttacagtccacgtccacacacacagttacagtcCACACACAGTTACAGTCCACGTCCAcacccacccccacacacacacacccccacacacacacctcagcctTGTGCTCCATGATGGAGAAGATCCTCTCGATGCCGATGCTGACACCGACACATGGCACTTTCCTTCCTTTGGGATCAAACATGCCCACCAGGCCGTCGTAGCGCCCGCCGCCCGCCACGCTGCCCACGCTGACGCTCTCCTCTGCAGGCGCCCCTTTCTGGGCCTCAGCGGGCGCCGGGACCGCCCCGGCCTGAGTCAGCACCGCCTCATAAATGATTCCTGTGTAGTAGTCCAGACCGCGGGCCAGACTCAGGTCAAACACCACCTGCAGGGGAGAGGGACGAGGTGTGaaccaacaaaaagaaaagaataaaaaaaaaaaacatttgaagaaaaaaaaaacaaaaaaaaacattcggATGACTGAAGTAAAACGGCAGTACCTTGTCTGTGACCTGGAAGAGCTGCAGGTAGCTGAAGAGCAGCTTGATGTCCGACAGGCCGGCACACGCCTGCTTACTCTGAGACATCCGGTGGTCCTGCAGGAGGCGCTCCGCCAAGTCCATTCCACCTGCAACACCAACAGCTGTTTCACAAGCAGCGCATACTGAGCCACAGGAGCGCACACAGGCTGCACagtagagccctgcgcgggaccGCTTTCTTAATCCCGCTCCTGCTCGCTCCCCGtggatttctgaccattaccgcccgctcCCGCCACATGGTGTGTTCGGTCCCGCCCGAACGGCGAACATTAGATTGACCATTGATTATGTATCGTCTCCCCTCCCGCGGGGAAActagttattttactgtgtaGTAATAAATAAGCATACCTGTCGGCCAGAAGTAGCGAAATGATGTTCTAGTGCGTCAGTACGTTCATACAAGTGCAATAATTAGTTATTCTAGTGAAGTGAGGGCAAAGTgacattcatttatttctttcaCTTATTTTAGGACgtgttgttggtttgttttgctcAGGTTGTTTGTTCTTCTTCGTCTTTTAACGCAATCTAACAGATTTCGTGTTCAAAGTCCCTGTTGATTGGACCCCTCAGGTCGCCGTAGGAGAAAGGGGCGGGCCCCAGTGCCCCGGGAAAGAAgtgagagggagggagtggAGGAGTGTTAATGAAGCGTTTGGCTGGTGTTTACCTGGATGCATCGCGAGCGTTGCGGATTTTCTAATGAAACCAAGCGAGGCGAACCTGACGGTCGGTTACGGCGCTGATCAGGAGCAGCGCTCCTAAATCCCGCGACTCGCCGTCTGTTTTTGGAGCGCCCGCTCCCACGAGATTTTGTGCAGTCCTGTACAGCAGAGctctgtgactctgtgtgttcaTCCCTGTGAGCACATCTAACAAAGCTGcctattatttattgatttattgtttggaatttaaaatatcaaaaaaatTGTGTACTGTCacaggacatattggactcctcagaagtgATAAGTCTCTAAAGTTattcctactccctattgcacgttctgtcaacctgaacaaactggaactttcctgcacatggtctgggagtgtgaacaagTGCATGAgctctggaataaaacaacatcaataatatctgatgtgataggatgtcgaattcctgctgacccgattgttttgttacttaatgacgactctaaattacacctgctcgGGAGACTGAGGAAGATTTGGCTAGCTGGCtgaactgcaaccaagaaaatgatagctcaacgctggctcccccctcactcgcgctgtataaaacagtggttggcgtattttctagacatagttatgcttgagctctctacagcaaggattaacaaagccaaaccattgactatagacctatgggaAAGTACAGCAGCACAATATCAGaccaaatgtcagaaaatggtgaaaaatgtggagcagtgtttcccaaagcccaagatgacgtcgtcaaatgtcttgttttgtgtaCAACTcagagatattcagtttactgtcacagaggagagaataaactagaaaatactcacatttaacaagctgacatcacacaagtttgactttttgttcagaaaaaaattactcaaaccaatTAATCCATTAgcaaaaatttttttttttgttgacaactaatcgattcatctttgcagcttcggccgcaggttcgattccaacctgtggccgaagctgcatgtcattccgccttgcatgtcttcagctgtcctatcagaAAAGGCCTGAAATGTCCAAAGAATAaccttaaaattaaaaaaaaatcctctgcaGCTCTAGAACAATGGCATTCACAATTTCAAACTGTTTTGCCCCTAAACCAAACCAGACCAGAGATCTTCCACAGGTGGTCTGGGACCCTTAGGGGGGCCTTAGAGTTACTGCAGTGGGGCCaacaaattgttattttttttcaaaaattaaattgtcttaacatgaatccaacatattattagcaaatataaagcaacctatttgtgaaaaaaaaaaaaactaccactgatgataggcttactggcctgtaggtaaggtagtcaccaaggtagccatccacagatacagttcatcccatagactgtaaatattaatattatactgttccacatgtatgtggaacattaaaagatgatttataaaatcatgccaacaattattattttaatagcttagtaatgtatgcactaaaaaggtatgtatgaaggctttaggccgcccacacgttattgtaggcccagtttatacaatatatgtagtagggggtccctgctccgtctctgttaaggggtccttggcttaaaaaaaacattgaagacccctgctctagaaGACTAACAAAACCAGCAACTGATCCCATTGGAGGAGCTTGGACCAGCTGCCAGCTGATTGGACAGCCTTTCTGAGGACAGATGTCTCATCTTGTGCGAGTTTGGGGGACATCTCACCCTGCAAACTGACGTACTCTCCGATCCGGTCGGCAACCTCCTCCGATAAGCCCTTCTCATTCACCATCTCCTTCTTCACGTCCTCCCACGGCATctggggagggtggggggggggaagacaaGGACACAACTCAAAGACAGATACTAGGGATGGAACGTATCCTCAACTCATGATTCACGATACGATTCTTGACTTGAACAGAATTcaatgactgaaaaatattcctttatttacaTAAACTGTCCAAAACAGCAGATGTGTCCTTATCAAAATTTTGATATTAACGTGTCACGTTTAACCCTTCTGTAAATGAACAGGGGTTCCTAACGGAAATCAGGTTTGCAGAATtgaaatacaaaagaaaagCTCAGCGCACGCACTCACCTTGTCCAGTTTATCCACCGTTGAACAGATGGAGCGGAACTTGTCATCCGGGACGCCGCACACCGCAAACATCCCGTCGAGGATGCGTCTGTCGTTGACCTGGACATGGAGGACGCGGTCACAGAGATCACACTACTGATCAAAGTCGGACTTCTCACCGTTTCAGTTACTGAGGTGAAATCGCGCTGGACAAATGTGACAAACCTTGATACGGAAGTCTCCGAGGTCCAACTCACTGAGGATTTCATGGACAATCTTCAGACACTCGGCATCTGGAATCATGCCGTCGTACTGCCCTGCGATGTCAAaatcctgaaacacacacacacacacacacagacacaaattaaACCCGGTCCGTTTCCAAAAGATCTAACCGTTCAGCAAGACCGTGGCTCTGTGTCCCTGGCAGGAGTGAAAACGTATCGGAGGAAGTCTCACACATTGGTAGAACTCGCGGTAGCGTCCGCGGGTCATGGCCGGGTTGTCACGGCGGTACACCTTAGCGATGTGGTAGCGCTTGATGTTGGTTATCTTGTTCATGGCCAGGTAGCGGGCAAAGGGCACCTGAGAGAGGGCAGGTCAAggaacgaacacacacacacacacaatgcttcTGATGCTTAATAATGTCCTTTGATTTCACAAACGAAAACTaagatagaaaaaaatattcaatgaCAATCTTTTTTTCACCACGACTAAAATGAATAAACAGTAACCTTTCCAAAACAAAGAAGAGAGAACTATGACGAAACGTAATTCCGTATTTCTTCAATGAATAGAAACTTAAGGATAATGtatgacagaaaaagaaaaaaaaaattttttcaaCAGAACAACAGACAAATGTATAGATTTCTGTTAAATAAGGAAACACAGGCTCATTGCTTTCACTGCACGCAAATCGATCATGCTAGCTGTTGTGCGTATTCACCCCCCCCATTTTGAGTCAGGAAAAAGCCCTGCTGTGTGTTGGAAGGATACAGTGAGGTCATATCTGAGGGACAGCAGCTCTCCTCCCTGGTCTTTGAGGTCGTAGATGAGCTTGGAATCTTCTCCATACTTCCCTGTCAGCGTCTCCTGCACACCACACAGAGGACACAACATCACAGCGGGGAATGGGAGACGCTTGGCACACATGCACAGGAGTAGCtgcacaatacatttttttattttttaaattgtcattgCGATATCAACTGCTGCAAATAAACAcgtcgcgaaaggctgcgacatatcgcgaaagacactcaagagattttttttttttgttagttgaaaaaatatcagcagaaaactgcactttaaacctttaaaccttttatattcaattcaatgttcaataaaagaatgtcggaaatgatttcctttcatttgttttaaattcaacaagccatTTGTCGAATTTGAGCAGAATActgaagcagcagaaatgcagaactgagaacacctTAATCAGGGCTCGACAGTAACGTTTCGTGGTCTCTGGTTGCCCCCTTTGGCAACCACCTGtccaatatttgttttttttttatacatatattaaaaaacaaatcaaaacttacaaaactggaaaatgtatttcaaaagaagtcaatTTTTTCTTAGCTTAGTTGTCTCCGTAAAGTTTAAACACTACGTTCGTgcgcaacacaacatttcagctgttgtgcgaccgctttccacacGCGAgtgtttgccgtgaaaagatacaggcaacgcaactttctgttcacgttaacggcaCGTGTTAAAATCCGATGCTACTATGGCACtggtgcccggtatctaccagACGGAATAGCaatgcggatttcggtgcctcattacggtgc
Proteins encoded:
- the hars gene encoding histidine--tRNA ligase isoform X2; protein product: MEDKAQIQEAIKIQGEVVRKLKSEKASKEQIDEEVAKLLQLKAQIGGDDGKHQFVLKTAKGTRDYNPKQMAIRERVFNTIISCFKRHGAETIDTPVFELKETLTGKYGEDSKLIYDLKDQGGELLSLRYDLTVPFARYLAMNKITNIKRYHIAKVYRRDNPAMTRGRYREFYQCDFDIAGQYDGMIPDAECLKIVHEILSELDLGDFRIKVNDRRILDGMFAVCGVPDDKFRSICSTVDKLDKMPWEDVKKEMVNEKGLSEEVADRIGEYVSLQGGMDLAERLLQDHRMSQSKQACAGLSDIKLLFSYLQLFQVTDKVVFDLSLARGLDYYTGIIYEAVLTQAGAVPAPAEAQKGAPAEESVSVGSVAGGGRYDGLVGMFDPKGRKVPCVGVSIGIERIFSIMEHKAEVSAEKVRTTEVQVMVASAQKNLLEEKLRLITELWDAGIKAEVMYKKNPKLLSQLQHCEESGIPLVAILGEQELKDGVVKLRVVATREEVDISRADLIAEIRKRTSEA
- the hars gene encoding histidine--tRNA ligase isoform X1, whose amino-acid sequence is MLAVFCVRACSGLAGFRTATRVRSVHSLPGITVAQIDEEVAKLLQLKAQIGGDDGKHQFVLKTAKGTRDYNPKQMAIRERVFNTIISCFKRHGAETIDTPVFELKETLTGKYGEDSKLIYDLKDQGGELLSLRYDLTVPFARYLAMNKITNIKRYHIAKVYRRDNPAMTRGRYREFYQCDFDIAGQYDGMIPDAECLKIVHEILSELDLGDFRIKVNDRRILDGMFAVCGVPDDKFRSICSTVDKLDKMPWEDVKKEMVNEKGLSEEVADRIGEYVSLQGGMDLAERLLQDHRMSQSKQACAGLSDIKLLFSYLQLFQVTDKVVFDLSLARGLDYYTGIIYEAVLTQAGAVPAPAEAQKGAPAEESVSVGSVAGGGRYDGLVGMFDPKGRKVPCVGVSIGIERIFSIMEHKAEVSAEKVRTTEVQVMVASAQKNLLEEKLRLITELWDAGIKAEVMYKKNPKLLSQLQHCEESGIPLVAILGEQELKDGVVKLRVVATREEVDISRADLIAEIRKRTSEA